In Chitinibacter sp. SCUT-21, a single genomic region encodes these proteins:
- a CDS encoding (2,3-dihydroxybenzoyl)adenylate synthase — protein sequence MRVSHCTPWPEELAEQYRAAGYWRGETFPAMLAERVAQFGDRDAIVSDTHRLTYTQLSEQVTQMAKGFAALGIQPQDRVVVQLPNCAEFLIVIFALFRLGALPIFALPPHRKFEIRNFCQHAEAVAYIIADTHAGFDYRALAREVQAEAPSLQHVIVLGEAAEFTALASVPTKNGELPAEPLASDVAFFQLSGGSTGTPKLIPRTHDDYIYSLRGSAEICQLTPDSVYLSVIPCGHNFALSSPGSLGTFYAGGKVVMCAHPSPDVALNWIAKEGVTMTALVPPLVPVWLDAVKSLKPDLRSLRVVQVGGARFSPEVARRLTRELNVTLQQVFGMAEGLVNYTRLDDRLEVTCYSQGRPISPHDEIRIVDDEDLPVAKGEVGHLLTRGPYTIHGYYRADEHNERAFTPDGFYRTGDRVRLTAEGNLVVEGRAKDQINRGGEKISAEEVENQLLEHDRVVDAAVVAMPDAYLGEKSCAFVIRSDESVRGVDLIRFLRERGLATYKIPDRIEFLPQFPKTGVGKVSKKHLRALIAAQLAG from the coding sequence ATGCGGGTATCTCATTGCACGCCATGGCCTGAAGAGCTTGCCGAGCAATACCGTGCTGCAGGCTATTGGCGTGGCGAAACTTTCCCAGCCATGCTAGCCGAGCGAGTCGCGCAATTTGGCGATCGCGACGCGATCGTCAGCGACACGCACAGACTCACTTACACGCAATTGAGCGAGCAAGTGACGCAAATGGCCAAGGGCTTTGCTGCACTGGGCATACAGCCGCAAGATCGCGTCGTCGTACAGTTGCCCAATTGCGCCGAATTTTTAATCGTAATTTTTGCCTTATTTCGCCTTGGTGCGTTGCCAATTTTTGCATTGCCACCGCATCGCAAGTTTGAAATTCGGAACTTTTGTCAGCATGCCGAAGCAGTGGCTTACATCATCGCCGATACGCACGCCGGTTTTGATTACCGCGCTTTGGCGCGCGAAGTACAGGCAGAAGCGCCTAGTTTGCAACATGTCATTGTGCTGGGCGAGGCGGCCGAATTTACTGCGCTGGCGAGTGTGCCAACAAAAAACGGAGAATTGCCGGCTGAGCCATTGGCCAGCGACGTGGCGTTTTTTCAGTTGTCGGGCGGTAGTACCGGTACGCCGAAGCTAATCCCGCGTACGCACGACGATTACATCTACAGCTTGCGCGGCAGCGCCGAAATTTGCCAACTGACACCGGATAGCGTGTATTTGAGCGTCATTCCGTGCGGACATAACTTTGCGCTAAGTTCACCCGGCTCGCTCGGCACGTTCTATGCCGGCGGCAAAGTGGTGATGTGCGCGCACCCGAGCCCGGATGTGGCGCTCAATTGGATTGCCAAAGAGGGCGTGACGATGACGGCGCTGGTGCCGCCCTTGGTGCCAGTTTGGCTTGATGCCGTTAAGAGTTTAAAGCCCGATCTGCGTAGCCTTCGCGTCGTCCAAGTGGGTGGTGCGCGTTTTAGCCCTGAAGTCGCACGCCGGTTGACGCGCGAGTTGAACGTGACCTTGCAGCAAGTGTTTGGCATGGCCGAAGGCTTGGTTAATTACACGCGACTTGACGATAGGCTTGAGGTGACGTGCTACAGCCAAGGGCGGCCCATTTCGCCGCACGATGAAATTCGCATTGTCGATGATGAAGATCTGCCCGTTGCAAAGGGCGAGGTCGGACATTTGCTCACGCGCGGCCCGTACACCATTCATGGCTACTACCGCGCTGACGAGCACAACGAGCGCGCGTTCACGCCGGATGGGTTTTATCGCACTGGCGATCGCGTTCGGCTGACCGCCGAGGGCAACCTCGTCGTTGAAGGCCGCGCCAAAGATCAAATCAATCGCGGCGGCGAGAAAATTTCGGCCGAGGAAGTTGAAAACCAATTGCTTGAACACGATCGCGTCGTCGACGCGGCGGTTGTGGCCATGCCCGACGCTTACTTGGGCGAAAAAAGCTGCGCATTTGTTATTCGCAGTGACGAATCGGTGCGTGGTGTCGACTTGATTCGCTTTTTGCGCGAACGCGGTTTGGCGACGTACAAAATTCCTGATCGCATCGAGTTTTTGCCGCAATTTCCTAAAACCGGTGTTGGCAAAGTGAGTAAAAAGCATTTGCGCGCCTTAATCGCAGCGCAGCTGGCTGGCTAA
- the dhbC gene encoding isochorismate synthase DhbC yields MTQSTAVPSAQELLANYASEQPFFFATPEHTLLGQGHYAKVPSADNLLDLSKNVDAALKKAKAAGHPNPVVVGAIPFDGHQTACLSIPQTVLRAGPLASQPLGQGEKMNYSIAAEPAPQVYAAGVAEAVERMKSKLLSKVVLARTLSVSTEKEFDVGYLLARLAGNNASGYTFAVNLDDAEQGTLIGASPELLLSRNGVYVRSNPLAGSAARAYQPQEDARRCDVLLNSAKDLYEHKVVADAVAANLRPFCSHLVAPASPNLVSTATMWHLASDIRGQLQDESASSLWLAAHLHPTPAVCGYPNQAARDLIAELEPFDRGFYTGMVGWCDAEGNGEWIVTIRCAKVKGKQVRLFAGAGVVVDSTPQSELTETAAKFKTMLNALGLSADAAEGAV; encoded by the coding sequence GTGCCCAGCGCCCAAGAGCTACTGGCGAATTACGCTAGCGAGCAGCCTTTCTTTTTTGCGACACCGGAGCACACTTTGCTCGGCCAAGGGCATTACGCCAAGGTGCCAAGTGCCGATAATCTGCTGGATTTGAGCAAGAACGTTGATGCTGCATTGAAAAAGGCAAAAGCCGCGGGCCATCCCAACCCCGTGGTCGTCGGTGCAATTCCCTTTGATGGCCATCAAACGGCTTGCCTGTCGATTCCGCAAACCGTACTTCGCGCCGGACCACTTGCGTCACAGCCGCTGGGTCAAGGCGAGAAAATGAATTACAGCATTGCCGCAGAGCCTGCACCGCAAGTGTACGCCGCAGGCGTGGCCGAAGCGGTTGAGCGCATGAAAAGCAAGCTGCTGAGCAAAGTTGTCCTTGCCCGAACCTTGAGCGTCAGCACTGAAAAAGAATTTGATGTGGGGTATCTGCTGGCGCGCCTTGCTGGAAATAATGCAAGTGGCTATACCTTTGCCGTTAATTTAGATGATGCCGAACAGGGCACACTAATCGGCGCAAGTCCTGAGCTCTTACTCAGCCGTAATGGGGTTTACGTGCGCTCCAACCCATTGGCGGGTTCGGCGGCTCGAGCCTATCAGCCGCAAGAAGACGCGCGCCGGTGCGATGTGCTACTGAATTCAGCCAAAGATCTGTACGAGCATAAAGTGGTGGCCGATGCGGTCGCAGCCAATTTACGCCCGTTTTGCAGTCATTTGGTCGCGCCAGCGAGCCCAAACTTAGTCAGTACCGCAACGATGTGGCATTTGGCCAGCGATATTCGTGGTCAACTTCAGGACGAATCGGCAAGTTCATTATGGCTGGCTGCGCATTTACACCCGACACCTGCGGTATGCGGTTACCCGAATCAGGCCGCGCGCGATTTGATTGCTGAGTTAGAGCCATTCGATCGCGGTTTTTATACCGGCATGGTTGGCTGGTGCGACGCCGAGGGGAATGGCGAGTGGATTGTGACCATCCGCTGCGCCAAAGTGAAGGGTAAACAAGTGCGGTTATTTGCGGGGGCTGGCGTCGTTGTCGATTCAACACCGCAAAGCGAATTGACCGAAACCGCGGCCAAATTCAAAACCATGCTCAATGCCTTGGGTTTGTCGGCAGACGCGGCTGAAGGAGCGGTGTAA